The following DNA comes from Nicotiana tabacum cultivar K326 unplaced genomic scaffold, ASM71507v2 Un00001, whole genome shotgun sequence.
AGACCTTGAATATGGTACATAAGGTTTTACATGCTAGTATTCTAGCTCTTAAACAAATtgtagttttagggtttttttagTTCAATTGCCATAAGGTTCAATTTAGTTGTTCATAAAAATCCAACTCTTTATCTAATTATCTACCTTACTAAGTCGTTGACAATATCAACAAACTAAATAGTTTACTCTATCGTTTTTGATTGATTAGCTCATATGCTTTAACTtaactttttaaaataagcaATCAATCAGCCTGGATAACTAATATTTCTCGATATATTACCGATTGTTGAATGGGTTGATATAATTTTGTTATTGAAAAAGGGTATCTAATATGAATCTGTTATTATGTACAGATCGTCACTATCAGAACCAAGTACATCAACAAGCTGTTTTAGTTCTGATAAAGAGAGACCCGTAAAAGAACGAAAAGGATGGTCAATTACAGTCCATGATCTATCAGGTTCACCCGTTGCAGCAGCATCAATGGTGACCCCATTCGTCCCATCACAAGGTTCGGATCGGGTCAGCAAGTCAAATCCCGGATCCTGGCTCATACTCCGACCCGGTGACAACACGTGGAAGCCATGGGGCCGCCTCGAAGCGTGGCGAGAAAGCAACGGCGAGCTCGGCTACCGCTTCGAGATCATTCCCGACGGAGCCACCGACGCCATTACATTAGTCAATTCTACAATCAGCACAAAAAAGGGTGGCAAAATCGGCATAGACATTGTCAACGGAGCGACCCCGTTGAGTAGCCCGAACAGCAGCTTCGACTTAAGTTCAGGGTCAGGATCCGGGTCGGACTTCGGGTCACAACCCGGATCAGGATCATGGGCGCATCTGCTGTACAGAGGGTTTGTGATGTCGTCGACGGTGGGAGGTGACGGAAAATGCAGCAAACCGGAGGTGGAAGTAGGGGTGCAGCACGTGAGCTGTGCGGAGGATGCTGCGGCTTTTGTGGCGTTGGCAGCTGCCATGGATCTAAGTATGGATGCTTGTCGGTCATTTTCTCAGAAGCTTCGGAAAGAATTGAGGCAGCAAGATCAAGAATTATGGTGAAACGGGTCGGGTCGTAACGCTCAAATGGGTTGCTTCGAGTTTCAGTTTGATTTTTGCTAATTAACTAACTGACAGCAGTTTTTAGCTGgcttttatttttgtctattaatTATTATTACCTTTCCTGAGTGTACAGTGCTAAGACAACTGTTTCGTTTGAGTTCTTTTTTCTTCCCCTTTATGTATTTATTGATTGAATTGTAAtataatgattttgaacttgcGTTACATGAATCTCACTCATTTTAACATTCCTCTTTTGGATGAGTGACATTGAGTATCTTTtgtaaatttatcaaaatatatttaaaactacTATATATCAAGCACTTACTTTCATTAACACTTCTTTTGATATGTTTTTCAGGATTAATTATATCCGGATTGTTATCTCATTCTCTCACatagagataaaaataatactataatTTTGAGATAACTATACTTTAGATTAGTTATATCCCGATTTTATTACGATTAAACACGAGATTATCTCTTCTCAaacttaatttcgaaattaattat
Coding sequences within:
- the LOC107772132 gene encoding uncharacterized protein LOC107772132 — translated: MLALLRIHTHSNSFFFLYYQQNPTTLNTKGLMDPCPFVRIVIGSLALKFPAESKPPPTATFDCKIKLKGFLTHSTTIPAFIQEKDAILDNRIHACFNFSKSELMKLVEKSNNRGKPCSLKIEIYEDNMGFGCFNGGRLLGSVLVPLDLKSLENIGHRGVIIQNGWVSVGGSSTAELNLNVRAEPDPRFVFQFDGEPECSPQVFQVNGKNKQPVFTCKFSFRNSSDRNLRSRSSLSEPSTSTSCFSSDKERPVKERKGWSITVHDLSGSPVAAASMVTPFVPSQGSDRVSKSNPGSWLILRPGDNTWKPWGRLEAWRESNGELGYRFEIIPDGATDAITLVNSTISTKKGGKIGIDIVNGATPLSSPNSSFDLSSGSGSGSDFGSQPGSGSWAHLLYRGFVMSSTVGGDGKCSKPEVEVGVQHVSCAEDAAAFVALAAAMDLSMDACRSFSQKLRKELRQQDQELW